A genomic window from Micromonospora ferruginea includes:
- a CDS encoding Trp biosynthesis-associated membrane protein, with amino-acid sequence MSAPVTAAAGRTAARGRRELAYAVLLCLAGAGLAAWAVTRGWSVEPSARGALPAGQRTRTGADLLPWVSALAYVGLAGGGAVLATGGRLRRSLGLLLTGVGLAVAVGGGVGLTEAGVSRQWPALVLAGGLALATGGAFTTARGAGWPAMGARYERRPAGPAGSADADRPAVERGTRDAWDALDRGEDPTVS; translated from the coding sequence ATGAGCGCGCCGGTCACCGCCGCGGCCGGCCGGACCGCCGCCCGGGGCCGGCGCGAGCTGGCGTACGCGGTGCTGCTCTGCCTGGCCGGGGCGGGCCTGGCGGCGTGGGCGGTGACCCGGGGCTGGTCGGTGGAGCCGAGCGCGCGCGGCGCGTTGCCGGCCGGGCAGCGGACCCGCACCGGCGCGGACCTGCTGCCCTGGGTGTCGGCGCTGGCCTACGTCGGGCTGGCCGGCGGCGGCGCGGTGCTGGCCACCGGGGGGCGGCTGCGCCGGTCGCTGGGCCTGCTGCTCACCGGCGTCGGGCTGGCCGTGGCGGTCGGCGGCGGCGTCGGGCTGACCGAGGCCGGGGTGAGCCGGCAGTGGCCGGCGCTGGTGCTGGCGGGTGGCCTGGCGTTGGCGACCGGCGGGGCGTTCACCACGGCCCGCGGCGCCGGGTGGCCGGCGATGGGCGCGCGCTACGAGCGGCGGCCGGCGGGGCCGGCCGGGTCCGCCGACGCGGACCGGCCGGCGGTCGAGCGGGGCACCCGGGACGCGTGGGACGCGTTGGACCGGGGTGAGGACCCGACGGTCAGCTGA
- the trpC gene encoding indole-3-glycerol phosphate synthase TrpC, whose protein sequence is MLDEILAGVREDVARRQEQIPLERIRELAAAAPPPLDAYAALRRPGVAVIAEVKRSSPSKGRLAEIADPADLAGDYAAGGARAISVLTEGRWFGGSLDDLAAVRAAVNVPVLRKDFVVSSYQVHEARAHGADLVLLIVAALEQNALMGLLERIESLGMTALVEVHTEEEADRALEAGAQVIGVNARDLRTLEVDRSVFERIAPGLPSSVVKIAESGVRGPHDLIRYASAGADAVLVGEGLVTQKSPREAVAELVNAGNHPATPRPVR, encoded by the coding sequence GTGCTCGACGAGATCCTGGCCGGCGTGCGTGAGGACGTCGCCCGGCGGCAGGAGCAGATTCCGCTGGAGCGGATCCGTGAGCTGGCCGCGGCCGCGCCGCCGCCGCTCGACGCGTACGCGGCGCTGCGCCGGCCCGGCGTGGCCGTGATCGCCGAGGTGAAGCGCTCGTCGCCGTCCAAGGGACGGCTGGCCGAGATCGCCGACCCGGCCGACCTGGCCGGCGACTACGCGGCCGGTGGCGCGCGGGCGATCAGCGTGCTGACCGAGGGCCGCTGGTTCGGCGGGTCGCTGGACGACCTGGCCGCCGTGCGGGCCGCGGTGAACGTGCCGGTGCTCCGCAAGGACTTCGTGGTCTCCAGCTACCAGGTGCACGAGGCCCGCGCGCACGGCGCCGACCTGGTGCTGCTGATCGTCGCCGCCCTGGAGCAGAACGCGCTCATGGGGCTGCTGGAGCGGATCGAGTCGCTGGGCATGACCGCGCTGGTCGAGGTGCACACCGAGGAGGAGGCGGACCGGGCCCTGGAGGCGGGTGCGCAGGTGATCGGTGTCAACGCCCGCGACCTGCGTACCCTGGAGGTCGACCGCTCGGTGTTCGAGCGGATCGCGCCCGGCCTGCCGAGCAGCGTCGTCAAGATCGCCGAGTCGGGGGTGCGCGGTCCGCACGACCTCATCCGGTACGCCTCGGCCGGCGCCGACGCCGTCCTGGTGGGTGAGGGCCTGGTCACCCAGAAGAGCCCGCGCGAGGCGGTCGCCGAGCTGGTCAACGCCGGTAACCACCCGGCCACGCCCCGCCCGGTGCGCTGA
- the trpB gene encoding tryptophan synthase subunit beta gives MSAAPAAGQVPDSAGHFGRFGGRFVPEALVAALDELDAAYRKAMGDDEFLAEFDALLRDYAGTPSELYEARRLSAQVGARILLKREDLNHTGAHKIRNVLGQALLTRRMGKRRVIAETGAGQHGVATATAAALFDLECVVYMGEVDTERQALNVARMRMLGATVVPVTAGSRTLKDAMNEAMRDWVANVEDTHYLIGTAAGPHPFPEMVRDFVRGIGVEARQQCLDLTGALPDAVAACVGGGSNALGIFHAFVPDADVRLYGFEAGGEGVATGRHAASITGGSSGVLHGTRTYVLQDADGQTIESHSISAGLDYPGVGPEHAWLHDAGRATYLPVDDAEAMAAFELLCRTEGIIPAIESAHALAGARRIAPELAAELGREPVIVVNLSGRGDKDVHTAGAYFGILDKE, from the coding sequence ATGAGCGCCGCACCCGCAGCCGGCCAGGTTCCCGACTCCGCCGGTCACTTCGGCCGGTTCGGCGGCCGGTTCGTCCCCGAGGCGCTGGTCGCCGCGCTGGACGAGCTGGACGCGGCCTACCGGAAGGCGATGGGCGACGACGAGTTCCTCGCCGAGTTCGACGCCCTGCTGCGTGACTACGCCGGCACGCCCTCCGAGCTGTACGAGGCCCGGCGGCTCTCCGCCCAGGTGGGGGCGCGGATCCTGCTCAAGCGCGAGGACCTGAACCACACCGGGGCCCACAAGATCCGCAACGTGCTCGGTCAGGCGCTGCTCACCAGGCGGATGGGCAAGCGCCGGGTGATCGCGGAGACCGGGGCCGGGCAGCACGGCGTGGCCACCGCGACCGCCGCCGCGCTGTTCGACCTCGAGTGCGTGGTCTACATGGGCGAGGTGGACACCGAGCGGCAGGCGCTCAACGTGGCCCGGATGCGCATGCTCGGCGCCACCGTGGTCCCGGTGACGGCCGGCTCGCGCACGCTCAAGGACGCGATGAACGAGGCGATGCGCGACTGGGTCGCCAACGTCGAGGACACCCACTACCTGATCGGCACCGCCGCCGGCCCGCACCCGTTCCCCGAGATGGTGCGGGACTTCGTGCGGGGCATCGGCGTGGAGGCCCGCCAGCAGTGCCTGGACCTGACCGGCGCGCTGCCGGACGCGGTCGCGGCGTGCGTCGGCGGCGGCTCCAACGCGCTGGGTATCTTCCACGCCTTCGTGCCCGACGCCGACGTGCGGCTCTACGGCTTCGAGGCCGGCGGCGAGGGCGTGGCGACCGGCCGGCACGCCGCCAGCATCACCGGCGGCTCGTCGGGCGTGCTGCACGGCACCCGCACGTACGTGCTGCAGGACGCCGACGGCCAGACCATCGAGTCGCACTCGATCTCGGCCGGCCTGGACTACCCGGGTGTCGGGCCGGAGCACGCCTGGCTGCACGACGCCGGCCGGGCCACCTACCTGCCGGTCGACGACGCCGAGGCGATGGCCGCCTTCGAGCTGCTCTGCCGCACCGAGGGGATCATCCCGGCGATCGAGAGCGCGCACGCGCTGGCCGGCGCCCGGCGGATCGCCCCGGAGCTCGCCGCCGAGCTGGGCCGCGAGCCGGTGATCGTGGTCAACCTCTCCGGCCGGGGTGACAAGGACGTGCACACCGCCGGGGCGTACTTCGGCATCCTCGACAAGGAGTGA
- the trpA gene encoding tryptophan synthase subunit alpha: MSRIGVAFDKARADGRAVLVGCMPAGFPTVEGSIAAMTAMVEAGVDVIEVEIPYSDPVMDGPVIQKASDIALAGGVRTADALRIVEAVAATGASVVTMTYWNPIEQYGVDAFARDMAAAGGTGLITPDLIPDEAAEWLAASDAHGLDRTFLVSPSSTDARLRMTVEHCRGFVYATAIMGVTGARAQTSEAAPILVSRLRGVTDLPVGVGLGVGTGAQAATVAGYADAVIVGSALVRTVLDAPDQAAGLTALRKLSAELAEGVRNPAR, translated from the coding sequence GTGAGCCGCATCGGGGTCGCGTTCGACAAGGCCCGGGCCGACGGGCGGGCAGTGCTGGTCGGCTGCATGCCGGCCGGGTTCCCGACCGTCGAGGGCAGCATCGCCGCCATGACCGCCATGGTGGAGGCGGGCGTCGACGTCATCGAGGTGGAGATCCCCTACTCCGACCCGGTGATGGACGGCCCGGTCATCCAGAAGGCGAGCGACATCGCGCTGGCCGGCGGCGTGCGCACCGCGGACGCGCTGCGCATCGTCGAGGCGGTCGCCGCGACCGGCGCGTCGGTGGTCACGATGACCTACTGGAACCCGATCGAGCAGTACGGCGTCGACGCGTTCGCCCGCGACATGGCCGCGGCCGGTGGCACCGGGCTCATCACGCCGGACCTGATCCCGGACGAGGCCGCCGAGTGGCTGGCCGCCTCCGACGCGCACGGCCTCGACCGGACGTTCCTGGTGTCGCCGTCCTCCACCGACGCCCGGCTGCGGATGACCGTCGAGCACTGCCGGGGCTTCGTCTACGCCACCGCGATCATGGGAGTGACCGGCGCCCGCGCGCAGACCTCCGAGGCGGCGCCGATCCTGGTCTCCCGGCTGCGCGGGGTCACCGACCTGCCGGTCGGGGTCGGGCTGGGCGTGGGCACCGGTGCGCAGGCCGCCACTGTCGCCGGCTACGCCGACGCGGTGATCGTGGGCAGCGCGCTGGTGCGGACCGTGCTCGACGCGCCGGACCAGGCCGCCGGCCTGACCGCCCTGCGCAAGCTCAGCGCCGAACTCGCCGAGGGCGTCCGCAACCCGGCCCGCTGA
- the lgt gene encoding prolipoprotein diacylglyceryl transferase — translation MTLAPMTPLAAMPSPSTAVWQLGPVPIRAYALCIIAGIVVACVVTEYRLRRRGVAPGAVLDIAVWAVPAGIIGARIYHVITSPEKYFGDGGQPLKAFAIWEGGLGIWGAVAGGAVGAWLAARQLGIPLTVVADALAPGLPLAQAVGRLGNWFNNELYGGRTSLPWGLEVHVMDPDHPGHALRDDAGNPVLQPGLYHPTFLYELIWNLGVAALVLVLDRKLRLGRGRAFALYVMGYTAGRFWIELMRTDEANHILGVRLNVWTAALVFLGALAYFVRVRGPREYLVPLGEPTVPVTPSGDVSQVDLAAREGGAATVAPEGYRVVTEEQFHTYRETGALPPTEPAAADGTERDAVDGAESTDRDPTDDADPIGRESTGRAVDGDGPGPDATGDGVATGDREGTGDRAATGGANAAEPAGRADADGRPADRDS, via the coding sequence GTGACCCTCGCCCCGATGACTCCCCTGGCGGCCATGCCCAGCCCCAGCACCGCCGTCTGGCAGCTCGGTCCGGTTCCCATCCGGGCGTACGCGCTCTGCATCATCGCCGGCATCGTGGTGGCCTGCGTGGTCACCGAATACCGGCTGCGTCGCCGCGGCGTCGCTCCCGGCGCGGTGCTCGACATCGCCGTCTGGGCGGTGCCGGCGGGCATCATCGGCGCCCGGATCTACCACGTGATCACCTCGCCGGAGAAATACTTCGGCGACGGCGGTCAGCCGCTCAAGGCGTTCGCCATCTGGGAGGGCGGCCTCGGCATCTGGGGCGCGGTGGCCGGCGGCGCGGTCGGCGCCTGGCTCGCCGCCCGGCAGCTCGGCATCCCGCTCACCGTGGTCGCCGACGCGCTGGCCCCGGGCCTGCCCCTGGCGCAGGCCGTGGGCCGGTTGGGCAACTGGTTCAACAACGAGCTCTACGGCGGGCGGACCAGCCTGCCGTGGGGGCTCGAGGTGCACGTGATGGACCCGGACCACCCGGGTCACGCGCTGCGGGACGACGCCGGCAACCCGGTCCTGCAACCGGGGCTCTACCATCCGACGTTCCTCTACGAGCTGATCTGGAACCTCGGCGTCGCCGCGCTGGTGCTGGTCCTCGACCGCAAGCTGCGGCTGGGCCGGGGCCGGGCGTTCGCGCTCTACGTGATGGGCTACACGGCGGGCCGGTTCTGGATCGAGCTGATGCGCACCGACGAGGCCAACCACATCCTCGGCGTCCGGCTCAACGTCTGGACCGCGGCGCTGGTCTTCCTCGGCGCGCTCGCCTACTTCGTCCGGGTGCGCGGGCCGCGGGAATACCTCGTCCCGCTGGGTGAGCCGACCGTGCCGGTGACGCCGTCCGGCGACGTGTCCCAGGTCGACCTCGCCGCCCGCGAGGGCGGGGCGGCGACGGTGGCGCCCGAGGGCTACCGGGTGGTGACCGAGGAGCAGTTCCACACGTACCGGGAGACCGGCGCGCTGCCACCGACGGAGCCGGCAGCGGCCGACGGCACCGAGCGGGACGCGGTCGACGGCGCCGAGTCGACCGACCGGGACCCGACCGACGACGCCGACCCGATCGGCCGGGAGTCAACCGGACGTGCCGTGGACGGCGACGGACCCGGCCCGGACGCGACCGGCGACGGCGTCGCGACCGGCGACCGTGAAGGGACCGGCGACCGCGCCGCGACCGGCGGCGCGAACGCGGCCGAACCCGCCGGTCGGGCGGACGCCGACGGGCGCCCGGCGGACCGGGACAGCTGA
- a CDS encoding FAD-dependent oxidoreductase yields MRSAVVVGAGLGGMAVAGALARSGWQVTLLEKADRVRPEATAVVLWPNGVRALRALGLGAGLDAIATPLPDGGIRRPDGQWLVQPRPTPADRMPVVVHREDLHDALIAGLGERVELRTGVSVRSVRASAGERPAVGDGRHLFEADLVVAADGIDSEIRRQLAPETAVVSSGCAAWRAVIPWYRAPQLPDDQQPNGETLGAGYRFVAASLGERGTAGASRRGGIYWVATAAGAPRPEPPEIQLALLKRWFAGWPAPIATLLDATDPADVVQQEVRELRPLPRAYGFGAGPGGVVLLGDAAHAMPPHLGQGACLAFEDAATLAGLLRESRLPDAVAAYDRLRRPRAATMVRQTRRMSAVLQTRGRLALRARDAALGTISPRLRNTAAAAAADWQPPS; encoded by the coding sequence ATGCGCAGCGCGGTGGTGGTCGGCGCCGGCCTCGGCGGGATGGCGGTGGCCGGCGCGCTGGCCCGCTCCGGCTGGCAGGTCACGCTGCTGGAGAAGGCCGACCGGGTCCGGCCGGAGGCGACCGCCGTGGTGCTCTGGCCGAACGGGGTACGCGCGTTGCGCGCTCTCGGCCTCGGCGCCGGGCTGGACGCGATCGCCACCCCGCTGCCGGACGGCGGGATCCGCCGCCCGGACGGTCAGTGGCTGGTGCAGCCCCGCCCCACGCCGGCCGACCGGATGCCGGTGGTGGTGCACCGGGAGGACCTGCACGACGCGCTCATCGCCGGGCTGGGCGAGCGGGTGGAGCTGCGGACCGGGGTGAGCGTGCGGAGCGTGCGCGCGTCGGCCGGCGAGCGTCCCGCGGTGGGCGACGGCCGGCACCTGTTCGAGGCGGACCTGGTGGTCGCGGCCGACGGCATCGACAGCGAGATCCGGCGGCAGCTCGCCCCGGAGACCGCGGTGGTCAGTTCCGGCTGTGCCGCCTGGCGGGCGGTCATCCCCTGGTACCGGGCCCCGCAGCTCCCCGACGATCAGCAGCCGAACGGCGAGACGCTCGGCGCCGGCTACCGGTTCGTGGCCGCGTCGCTGGGCGAGCGGGGCACCGCCGGCGCGTCCCGGCGGGGCGGCATCTACTGGGTGGCCACCGCCGCGGGCGCGCCCCGCCCGGAGCCGCCGGAGATCCAGCTCGCGCTGCTCAAGCGCTGGTTCGCCGGCTGGCCCGCGCCGATCGCCACGCTGCTGGACGCCACCGACCCGGCCGACGTGGTGCAGCAGGAGGTCCGCGAGCTGCGGCCGTTGCCCCGGGCGTACGGTTTCGGCGCCGGCCCGGGCGGCGTGGTGCTGCTCGGCGACGCCGCGCACGCCATGCCCCCGCACCTCGGGCAGGGCGCCTGCCTGGCGTTCGAGGACGCCGCGACGCTCGCCGGCCTGCTGCGCGAGTCGCGGCTGCCGGACGCGGTCGCCGCCTACGACCGGCTGCGCCGCCCCCGCGCCGCGACCATGGTCCGGCAGACCCGCCGGATGTCGGCCGTGCTGCAGACCCGGGGCCGGCTGGCGTTGCGCGCCCGGGACGCCGCGCTGGGCACGATCAGCCCCCGGCTGCGCAACACGGCCGCGGCGGCCGCCGCCGACTGGCAGCCGCCGTCCTGA
- a CDS encoding GNAT family N-acetyltransferase, protein MDVVRGDVLDRLERFYDAVPRDGARTEEFDSLVLFVRDGAGWPFYARPRLDATEPPTLAEVTAVRARQRELGLPEAFEWVHEHQPDLLAVARSAGLSVLEAPLMLLEAERLPDPATLSDVPVRVLDPADPSFAADIALRRAVAAVGFAHGGTARGEAGPAERDAALARLDVDALEEEAARVADGRRISVLAATPQDGTLASGMAMRVGEVAEIAGVATLPSARRRGLGTAVTATLARELRAAGTDLIFLSAGSEDIARVYLRVGFRRIGTACIAEPAAVI, encoded by the coding sequence GTGGATGTCGTACGAGGTGACGTGCTCGACCGGTTGGAGCGGTTCTACGACGCGGTGCCCCGCGACGGCGCCCGCACGGAGGAGTTCGACTCCCTGGTCCTGTTCGTCCGCGACGGCGCCGGCTGGCCGTTCTACGCCCGCCCCCGCCTCGACGCCACCGAGCCGCCCACGCTGGCCGAGGTGACCGCCGTCCGCGCCCGGCAACGCGAGCTGGGCCTGCCGGAGGCGTTCGAGTGGGTGCACGAGCACCAGCCGGACCTGCTGGCGGTGGCCCGCTCGGCGGGGCTGAGCGTGCTGGAGGCGCCGCTCATGCTGCTGGAGGCGGAGCGGCTGCCGGACCCGGCGACGCTCAGCGACGTACCGGTGCGGGTGCTGGATCCGGCGGACCCGAGCTTCGCGGCGGACATCGCGCTGCGCCGGGCCGTCGCCGCGGTCGGCTTCGCCCACGGCGGCACCGCCCGGGGCGAGGCCGGGCCGGCCGAGCGGGACGCCGCGCTCGCCCGGCTGGACGTGGACGCGCTGGAGGAGGAGGCGGCCCGGGTCGCCGACGGCCGGCGGATCTCGGTCCTCGCCGCCACGCCGCAGGACGGCACGCTGGCCAGCGGCATGGCGATGCGGGTCGGCGAGGTCGCGGAGATCGCCGGGGTGGCCACCCTGCCGTCCGCCCGGCGACGCGGCCTCGGCACGGCGGTCACCGCCACGCTGGCCCGGGAGCTGCGCGCCGCCGGCACCGACCTGATCTTCCTGAGCGCGGGCAGCGAGGACATCGCCCGGGTCTACCTGCGGGTGGGCTTCCGCCGCATCGGCACGGCCTGCATCGCCGAGCCGGCCGCGGTCATCTGA